Within Parachlamydiales bacterium, the genomic segment CCAAGATCAAATTCTTAATAAATTTAAAAAACTTGAATGGTATTTTATTTTTGCGATGACTTTCGTCACCGCACAAGCACAGTATGACAATTTATTGTTACTTTACCTATCTAGCACTGTCTAAATATCTTTTGCGACTTCTCTGAGTCACTATCTCTTTGCTTCGCTTCTTACTGCGTTCGCTAAGATGTCCAATAACATAGCGTTCCTTACCCTTTTTCTACAAGCGCTTTTTTTCAGTTCGCGTAAAATTTCCATGAAGATTTATGGTAGGTACCTTATGAACGAGGTTTGAAAGATGTTTCAAAAGAAAAAAAAAGAGCCGGCCACTACGGGAAGAGTTGAAAAAGCGGCCCGTTTTTATTGCATTTTGCAGTTGTGTATTGTGTTTACCGTTTTGTGTTGGCATTTAGGTTACCCCTTTTTGGGAGAAATTTATGAAATCAAGCAGGAAAAGCAGTTGTATGACTTCGTCTTTGAAGAAGTAAACATGCCCTATTTTGATCAATTACCTTCTAGAGACAGGTTAAGACTGGAAAGTGGGGCTGCATATTGGAAAAAGCAGTTAGAGAAAAGTTTTGCTACAAAACTAAAGGCTAGTGTGCGGCATATGAATTATTACATGCCTCGTTTGGAGCTTGCTTGGGTTGTCTTATCGATAATCGTATGTATTATGGTCCTGAGACAAAGCGAGGGGTATTCGCGTGCGGTTTGGCTGTTGCCGTTTTTAGCAGTAGCATTTGCTTATGAAAATATCTCGTGGGGAACTTCTACAGTTGCTAATGCAGATGCGAAACTTTACCCCACTGAAAGTCAACTAGTGGCGAAATATCGTCCGGAAGGATTATCAGCCAATCCTTTAGACCACCCGGCTGAATTGACTGTATTGTGGGAAAAGTATTTGGAGAAAGATTGGGGCAAAGGAGATTTAAAAAGAGGTGAATTTGTTTTTACTGTGGCACGGATCAAGGAGAGAGAGGCGAATCCCTCCCCTATTTCCAAAAGAACTAATGAACGGCAGTCTATTTTTTGGCTGCTGTTGTATATAGCCTGGAATACCTTTTTAGCGTTGAAAGTATCAAAATACAAGCCTTTGCAAGTAGTACACACCGATGCCCCCAAAGTAGCCCACTAGGGCAGGGAGACTGATTTTTCTGAGGTACCAGATAAAGTTTACCCTTTCGAGTCCCATGAACACTACACCGGCAGCAGATCCAATAATCAGGATGCTGCCTCCTGTACCTGCGCAGTAGGCGACTAGTTCCCAGAACGGGCTATTTTGAGGATGGGATTCAAGCGAGTACATCCCCATTGAAGCTGCGACTAGAGGAACGTTGTCAACCACTGCAGAGGCTAACCCTATCGCTACGGCAATCACTTCGATGTTGCTTAAGTGAGCATCCAGCCAGGTGGCAATGTTTTTGAGCACACCACTGGTTTCGAGAGCTGCGACACTAAGGAGGATACCCAAGAAGAAGAAGATGCTGGCCAGATCGATCCTTTTAAAGACTTCGAACATTTTAAGATGCGCGCTATTGGAGGCCTTATTATGGATCAGGTCAGTATAAAGCCAGATGGCGCTTAACCCTAAAAGAATGCCCATAAAGGGAGGTAAGCCGGTAAGTATTTTATAGATAGGAACAAAAATGAGTGCTGCTACACCTACGCAAAGTACACTAGTCCCTTGAGGGTGCACTTCAATCGATTTGGAGTTCATATTGAATTGAACATTTTTGCTGAATCGCGGGGCTATGGCAAGAAGGGAGAAAACAAGGCAGGCCAAACTTGGAAGAAAGAGAGATGCCATGATTTGTCCTGCGCTAATTTGCTCGCCGATCCAAAGCATTGTTGTGGTCACATCTCCAATAGGTGTCCAGGCGCCGCCTGCATTTGCAGCTATGACGATCGCACCGCCGTACAAAAGTCGTTCTTCACTTTTAGGGATGATTTGCGACATTAAAGACACCATCACGATAGTTGTCGTCAGGTTATCTAAAACGGCTGATAGGAAGAAAGTCGATAGGCCGATCAGCCAAAGGAATGCTGTACTGGTTTTGACATGCAAAAATTTGGATATTGATGCGAAACCATTATGAATATTTATTGTTTCTACTATGCAAAGGGCGCCCAAGAGAAAAAATATAATTTGCGCTGTACTATCTAAATGCTCATTGAAAGCATTCATAGGATAAGCGGCGTCAGGGCAGCCGTGAATAAAAATGATGGACCAGAGGATGACGGCTAGGCCCAGTGCGACAGCGGATTTATCTTGACGGATCACATGTTCAAATGAGATGGCGATGTATCCTAGTGCAAAAAGTATTTCAAGAACATAAACAATTGAAGAAAAGCATTCCATATTTGCCTACTGAATTAAAAAAAAGCACCTATGATTTGAACTAAATCGTTCTTAACAATCAAGGGAATTGTTATATAGGCGATAAACATTACTTATTAATTCTACCCCCGAAATTAGTATGGAAAGCTTCGATATTACACGTATTATTTTCTTGAAAACTTTGGCTGTCATCTATTTTTGCGGCTTTGCAAATGTCATTAATCAGTATTTGGGTCTTCTGGGTGAAAAAGGGTTGCTTCCAATATCCCATTTTATCAAACAAATTCCTTGGAAGAGGTCTCCAAGTCTATTTTACATTAGACATTCCGATTTTTGGCTTAAGGTAGGCGGATGGACGGGGCTGATTTTGGCTTTAACGGCCATTCTGGGTTTCTCAGAAAAGCTTGGATATTTCGGACATTTTTTTGTCTGGGGGTTGATGTGGGGGTTATATCTTTCTTATGTAAATGTAGGACAGGTCTTCTATGGCTTCGGATGGGAGACACTTTTATTGGAAACCGGTTTTCTAGCTATATTTTTTCCACCGGACGATGTTGCAACGCCTTTAATCCTCATTTGGTTAGTACGTTGGATATTATTTAGGGTGATGTTCGGTGCAGGTTTGATTAAGCTGCGGGGGGATAAGTGCTGGTGGGATTTGACTTGCCTTTCGATTTATTATGAAACCCAACCGATGCCGAACCCCCTTAGCTGGTTTTTTCATCGTTTACCTATGTGGGTGCATAAAACGGGGGTTGCTTTTACCCATTTTGCTGAATTGATCGTGCCATGGGGTGTATTTTTTCCGGGCATTATAGGAATTATTGCGGGCATTTTAACGATACTTTTACAGCTTATGATTATTGTCAGCGGTAATCTTTCTTGGCTTAACTATATTACAATAGTGTTGAGTATTGCTTGTTTCAATGATGGATTTTGGCAGTATGTTTTCCATATGGATCCTATAGCCGTGCATTCTGCCAGTACTTGGTATTTGTTTTTGGTGGGTGCATATACTTTATTGATAGCCTATCGAAGCTGGGAACCTATAAAAAACTTGATCTCCTCCGGACAGATCATGAATCATAGTTTTGATCCTTGGCATCTGGTCAATACTTATGGAGCTTTCGGCAGTATTACCAAAAGACGTTTTGAGATTATTTTCGAGGGAACAGATAATCCGGAAGACCCCAATGCCCTTTGGAAAGAGTATGAGTTTAAAGGTAAACCGGGGGATATTTATGCGATGCCTCCCCTTGTTGCACCCTATCATTATAGGTTGGATTGGTTAATGTGGTTTGCTGCGATGGGCAGTTACCGCAATCATCCTTGGACAGTCCATCTATTGAAAAAGCTGTTGCTAGGAGAAAAAACTGTCACTGAGTTGTTAAAAAACAATCCCTTCAAAGATCAGCCGCCTAAATCTGTGAGGGCGGAACTTTATTCTTATCATTTTACCGGGCCTAAAGAAAAGGGATGGTGGACGCGCAAAAGAGTGGGTGTGTTTTTGCATCCGATGTCATTAGATGATGATGCTTTGCAAGATTACTGCAAAGCGTTCGGATGGGATTGATACCTACGTTTAATAGACATCTTCAGGTGAGTTGATTAAATCCCAGACTGGACAATATCGTGCATTTTGATAACGCCCAGTACCTGGTGGGAAGAATCCAAAACAGCTAAGACAGTGATCGGTTTCTGCGGATCGCTTTCCATTAGCTGTACGGCTTTCCATGCGAGTTCATCCGGATTGATCCATCGGGGTTTGGTACTCATGACGGCCCCCACATTAGTATCTAAAGCTTGGGGTCCATAGGACTGCAGTGTGCGGCGAAGATCGCCATCGGTGAATATCCCTTGCAGTGTCCTATTTTCATCTATAATCAAAATGCAACCGCAGCGCTTATTGGAAAGCTCTACTAAAATGTCTACGATTTTATCTTCATGTTTGCAGACAGGAATTTCCTTATCTTTAAGCATAAGATCGGAAACCTTCACTTTCAAACGTTTTCCGATGCGTCCGGCGGGATGATTATGGGCATATTGGTCCATACTGAAGTCTTTCTCTTGCATGAGAGCAACAGCTAAAAGGTCTCCGAAAATCATCTGGATGGCTGTGGAAGTAGTGGGAACAAGATCAAATGGGCACAGTTCTTTTTCTAAGGGGAGGATGACAACTGTATCGCAGATTTTTGCCAGACGGCTGGCGGCGTTGCAAAGTACACCCACAATGCGGACTCCGCGCATACGCAAAAATGGAACGAGATGGAGCAGTTCTTCGCTTTCTCCACTTTTACTTAGGACAACGAACAAATCATTAGCTTTTACTATCCCAATATCGCCATGGAGCGCATTGGTGGGGGGAAGAAAAAGGGATTTAGTTTCTGTAGAAGTTAGGGTCATGGCAATTTTTTCTGCGATAATACCGCTTTTGCCTACACCAGAGAAGATAACAGTACCTTGACACTCAAGGATAAGGTCAACAAGATGTTGGGCTTGCACAAGATCAACATGTTGGAAAAAGTGATCGATGTACTTTTGCTGTTTTTTTATTAAATCTTTGAGCATGAAAGGTTGTCCTTAAACCATGGATTTTAATTGTTTTAATGATTACGCTCAAGTTAGTAAAAAAAATTAGACTTTTACTTTGGAGTAACTTATGAGCAAATTACCTATCACGGTAGCAGAGGGTGATGGTATAGGACCGGAAATTATGGCTGCCACACTAAAAGTGCTTGAAGCGTCCGGCGCTCCGCTAGAAATTCATAAGGTTGAAGTAGGAGAAAAAGTCTATTTACGCGGCTTTCCTTCAGGAATTGAACCGTCGACTTGGGAGTTAATTCGTCAGACAAAGGCTTTTCTAAAAGCACCCATTTCAACGCCACAGGGTGGAGGTTTTAAGAGCCTGAATGTCACGATCCGTACGATGATGGGTTTGTATGCCAATGTCAGACCCTGCATTTCCTATTATCCTTTTGTGGAAACAAAGCACCCGGGGATGGATGTTGTTATCGTCAGAGAGAATGAAGAAGATTTGTATACCGGTATTGAGTACCGGCAATCGGATGACACTATCCACGCATTGAAGATTATATCCCGTCCCGGCTGTGAAAAGATTATCCGTTATGCCTTTGAATATGCGTTGGCACATGGACGTAAAAAAGTGACATGTTTCACTAAAGACAACATATTAAAGCTTAGCGACGGACTTTTTCATAAAGTTTATGAAGAAATTTCCGCCGAATATCCCACGATTGAGAAAGAACATTGGATTATAGATATCGGCGCTGCAAAAATGGCCGATACTCCCACAGCTTTTGATGTGATCGTTATGCCTAACTTATATGGCGATATTTTGTCCGATATCGCTGCCCAAATTGCAGGATCTGTAGGTTTGGCCGGCTCTGCGAATATTGGACAGCAAAGAGCTATGTTTGAAGCAATACATGGTTCTGCTCCCCGGCGTGCAGGACAAAACCTTGCAAATCCATCCGGTCTACTTTTAGCTTCTGTCATGATGCTTGCCCATTTAGGTTTGACTGAGGAAGCTGCCACAGTGCAGAATGCTTGGTTGAAAACCATTGAAGATGGAATCCATACGTATGACGTCTATAAGCCAGCCGTCAGTAAACAGAAAGTAGGAACAAAAGAATTCGCCGATGCAATTATTGAAAGGCTGGGACAGGTTCCTCAAACATTAAAGCCCGTTCAGTTCAAAGAACAGAAGAAGGTAGATTTATCTTATAAAGTCTCTGCTGCATCTTCACACAAGTCTGACAAAAAGCTTGTAGGGGTGGATGTTTTTGTCGATTGGAAAGGATCTGTGGATGAGCTACAAAAGAAAATTCAGGGCGCTAATAATACCGCAATTCCATTGAAAATGATCAGCAACCGCGGTGCAACGGTTTGGCCGAATAATATGCCCGAAACATTTTGTATCGATAGCTGGCGCTGCCGTTTTACCGGTAATGCAATCAGTGAGAAAACCATTATTGAATTGTTAGGCAAACTGCATTCGGCAGGGGTAGTGTTTACACATCTCGAGAATTTATACAGTTTTGATGGAGTTTCAGGTTATACCCTTAGTCCAGATGAACAATAAACAACGTTATTACAAACGAATTAATTATTATCATTAATTCTTTCGTGTCTTAACATAAAATTAATATGATTATTATAGAATAATAACAAAAAATTAAAATTTTAGGTTATTATGACTATAAATAAAATCAGTTCTCAAAGACAAAGTTCCTCTTCTCAAACTCCTGAAGAAGCAAATTATCATTGCTTTCCCCAGGCTATCGTCAATGTTTTTTCCTTCATGACGACTTGCAAATCCAAAGTGACATCTGTCATTTATTGCCCCTCAGCGGTATGCAGCTTTTTTGCGATGCTATCTGCTAAATTCCAAGGCATGAAGCAATTTGCAATAGATAGCTACTACGGCAATTCAAGCAATAGCACTTCACCTACAAGTCCGCCCCCTTCATCAGGAACAATGGGAACTGTAAAAGGCTATTTTCATCAGGAAAGCATTGTTCCTACGCAAGAACCCAGAAAAATTAGGACTGCTACTTCTGTTTACGGCATGCCTAAAATAGACGAGGATAAAATTACCAAATGTTATGAAAGTCTGGATAAACATTTGGAAATTTTAAGAATTCCACGAAATTCTGATACGGATTATGTCACATCAGTCAAGCAGGTAGCCCAGGCTATCGTTCACCTAACTATTGAATTTAAAGTTACTTCAATGTGGGATATGAATCTTCAAACAGCTTTGGATACACTTGAAAATCCTATGCCTATCGATAAGCTCAAGGACATTAGAAATACTGTCAATGCTATGAAAAACAATCTTCCAAGACTTTCAGAAGAAAACTATCCTCTCATTCTGACACATCTCATTATAATATACACCTTAGGCAAACTCGAAAATGAAGCGATCTTAAAGGCTGAAGAAAACATTGGAAAACCCGATTCTGTCGAAGCCCAAAAAGCGAAAGATCATTTAAAAGGCTACTCTGATGCTCTTATTAAACTTCAACAAGACACTTCAATAACATACAAGCATATAAAAGAAAAAATTGACGTAGGATCTCTAGATATACTTCTTTATCTTGATGTTAGCCTTGCTAAAAAGGTGTACGTAGATCCTTACAAGGATAAGGTAGATGAAGAATTTGGAACCACAAAGCTCGTCTAACAAATGAGGGCTCTACGTTGTAGAGCCTTCCATTTCCACCAGGTCTTCATGGTAATACTGACGTTCGTCTAGTTCGCCTTCAACTTTCGCGACATAGACTGCACCGACACCATCTCCTAAGATATTGAGTACTGTGGAGACCATTTCACGCAGCCTATCTACGCCGGCAAGCAAAGCAAGACCTTCTATAGGTAGTCCCACTGAACTGAAAACGACAGTTAACATAATAAACCCTGTTCCGGGGATTCCTGCCGCACCGATAGCGGACAATGTTGCAGTCACTACAATCATCAATTGGCTTTGTAGATCCAGTTCTATCCCATAGGCTTGAGCTACAAAAAGCGCACTCATCCCTTGAAAGATAGCGGTACCGTTCATATTGATCGTAGTTCCTAAGGGAAGCATAAAGCTTGTAATATTCTTGGAAACACCCAGATTATGCTGTACGCAATGCATGCTTACCGGAAGGGTGGCGGCGCTGCTGCAGGTAGAGAATGCAACGGAGATCGCATCGCGCATCCCGCGGAAAAAGGGAATAGGGCTAAGTTTTGCCATGAACCAGATCATTCCGCAGAAAACAATAATAACATGGGCTAAGCAGGCCAAATAGTAGACGCCCAGAAATTTTGCCAGAGGCAGTAAGATAGCTATGCCGAAAGTCCCTGCGACATTGGCCATGATGGCAAAAACACCGATGGGAGAAAATTCCATAATAATGGAAGTCATGCGGTACATAATATCCGCTAGGGAGTCTAGCATTTCACGCAGGGGCTTTCCTTTCTCTCCTGCGAAATTAATTGCAACCCCTAGAAACAGGGCAAAGACAATAATTTGAAGTACATTGCCTTCCACAAGGGAGGCAACAGGATTACTAGGAATAATGCTTAAAATAATTTGGCTGATTGTCGGGGTATCTTCAACTAAAACGGCGCTTGCTGTCGTCGTGAAATTCAGTCCGCTACCAGGCTGAAGTACGGTCCCAAAAAATAGACCCATACCTATAGCGATCAAGGTGGTGGAGAAATAGATCACCATGGTTTTAAGCCCGACACGTCCCAGCTTTTTAGGGTCATGAATACTTGTGATCCCTACTGTCATTGAGGATAAAACCAAGGGGACTATAATCATGCTGATCAAACTTAGGAAGATATCTCCAATGGGTTTTAGCAAGGTGGCTTGCTCGCCGAAAATTAAGCCGACGGCAACGCCTAAGACCATAGAAATAATAATTTTAACCCAAAGCTGCATCAATTCCTCCTAAATGCTTGATTCCCATTCTTTTACGGTAGTGTAGAAAAAAACATTTCTATTCAGATTGTTTGTTTCTTGCGCTACGCCTAATGCACTGACAGTGTTCCCGATAACATTTAAAACGGTTGATATAATTTCGCGAATAGCTTCAAAAGCTGCTATCCAGGCAATGCCTTCAATAGGTAGTCCGATGGCTTTAAAAACAGCATAAAGTTGCAGTAGGCTTGCTCCCGGTATGCCGCCAGTTCCTAACGAAGTAAGTGTAGCGGTAAGTATTAAGATAGAGATACCTTCCCATCCTAGGGGTATATTATAGGCTTGGGCGACAAAAACTGCACACATTCCATGAAAGAGAGAAAGACCGTTAAGATTAAGCGTTGCACCCATGGGGGCTACAAATCCGGCGATATCCCTGCTAATGCCTAAATTCCGTGTCATGCATTGGATAGTGACGGGCAGGGTTGCAGTACTGCTTCCGGTGGCAAAGGCAATATATAGAGCGTTGCGCATCCCTGCTATTAAATTGGTAATATTCAAACGCCAGAAGGCTTTTAGTATGATCGTATAGATCAAAAGCATGCAAAAAATGCCCAGTATATATACAAGGAAAAATTTCAGTGCGGTGGGTGTCCATGAGGCTGCTTCGAATGTGCCGGCAGCATAAGCTGCGGTAACAAAGATTCCGAAAGGAGCTAGCGTCAATACGATGGATGTGATTTGCAGCATAGATTCGTAAATGGACTCCAGACATTCCGTTACGGGCCGCGCCTTCTGCCCTGCGGCGTTAATTGCAATGCCTAGAAATGCTGCGAAAATAAGGATCTGGATAATGTTACCATTGGCAAGCGAGGCGAGAGGATTGGTAGGAATCCAAGAGAGAAGCATAGTGCCGATGGAAGGAGTTTCCAGATGAATGGGGATGGGAGTTGTTAATTCCAATCCTGTGCCAATGTGGAAAACATTAGATAGGGTTACACCTAGCATCAGGGAGATTATGGTCAGAGAGACGAATATGACTAAAGTCTTAAATGCGACATTAAAAAAGGCGCGTGGGGTTTTAAAATGGATAATGCCTAAAGTAACGCTGGAAAGGACGAGTGCGACAACGATCATATTGATCAGCTTAAAAAAAACTTCGGCGGCTTTTTGAAAATAGGGGTGGGCATCAGGAAGGAAATATCCCAAAATGCTTCCTAAAAGAGCTGCTAAAGTAATTTTTGTTGTCAAATGCATTCATTTACCTTTTTCTTAAGACCTGACAGCCATGCTTCCCAAGCATCTTTGTCAAAAGCAACCTTCATTTCCATGTGCGGCCAAACTACAGGCAAAGGCAGTTCTATTGTCCATGAGGAGATTTTCACAGCATCTTTTTCTGTACAGATAAGAAATTCCGCTCCTTTTGCTTTAGCATCGGTAGTGATGGTATAAAGCTGACTCAGGGAATAATCTGCGTGGTCATCAAAAAAGTGACGTGCAACAATGTCGATATGAAGGGTTTCAACAGTTTCGACAAAGGATTTCGGATTTGCGATCCCGCAAAATAGAGCCCCTTTTTTGTGAAAGAGGCTTTGGTTGAGTGTAGCATAATCCCCTAATATTCCCCCAACGGTAAGTTCAACTCCGACGAACGGGGCTTTTGTGTAAGAGGAGTATCTTTGCTTTAGCGTTGTGTAGTCTTGAATATCTTTTGCGCGGGTAATGACAACAAGATCGGCTCTTGAAAGAGCTTTAGGGTTTTCGCGTAGAATTCCGCGCGGAAAGGGGTGCATCTCTTCAGGATGTGTAGAAGCGTCGATTAAAACGATGTCGGTATCACGTTGTAAAGCGCGGTGCTGGAATCCGTCATCTAGAAGCAGCAGCTTATAACCCCTTGAGAAAGCTAATTGGGCACTTTCCTGTCTATTTTTTCCGATGACTACAGCATTTTCAGGAAGGTTTTGTGCTAGCAGAGCCGGCTCATCACCGGTGTAAGCTATGTCGATGGGAGTCTTTGCATCTATAATAAAAGAGTGTTTCTGTTTCTTTTTTGCCCTGTAACCGCGCGTTAAAATAGCGCTTTTGGATCCGGATAGGCTTTTGGCGAGGAAGATGGTAAAAGGTGTTTTACCGGAACCACCGGCTTGGAGATTTCCGATGCTGATAATATATGTGCCTGCAGGACGACCTGACTTGAGGAGGTTTTTATCATAAGCTTGGTTGCGTAAGAAAACAACGCCTTGAAAGAGCTTGCTTAGGCCTGCTAGGCCTAATTTTAATGTTGAGCCAAAGAATGAGGAGTTAGTACGTAGAAAAGAGCGGAATTGCTGTTCCATCCTATTTTCTCCTAGGACAGTGGCAGCACATCAGTACGGCCTAAAATCTTTTGAGCGGAGGCCAGTTCATTATTAGAGAAAAGGTTATATTCAATCAGTTCGATGATGATATGCAGGGCTGCCATATGAGCTTCTTGAATACGGTCTGAAGTGGAAAATCCATCAATGATCAATTCGAGATCGGACTTTCCTTTTAGAGGCCCTCCCCCTTTTCCCAACAAAGAAATCGTGTTAAGGCCTAATTTTGTTGCCGTCTCGACAGCATTGATAATGCTTGGAGATTTTCCGCTGGTAGATAGCGCAATGAGGACATCACCCGGTTTGCCATAAGCTTCCACGCCTCTGGAAAAAACAAATTCGTAGCCGATATCATTAGCGACGCATGTTAAATGCCCGGCCTCGTTAAGGACAATAGCAGGCAAGGCAGGTCTTTTGCTGCGGAAAAATCCGGTGAGTTCTTCAGCAAAGTGAGTCGCATCGCAAAGGCTTCCGCCATTACCGATAGCAATGACTTTGTTGCCGGCGAGGAGGGAATCAGAGAGCATGCGAGCTGATTGCTGTATAAAAACAAGTGCATCGGGCTCTTTTAATGTACTGACTGCGCGGATGGAGTCTTCGACAACTTGCTCAATGTAACTGGTATCCATTTTATCCTTGCCTTTTCAGATCGAGACATTTACATTCTGGAAATTTATACTTTTTGCGGTAGATTTATTGCAAGTAAGGGTTTATGACTTATGACTAATGAATGCTTATATCTGAATGGTACATCATGAAGTATTTTTTATCCTTGTGCACATTTTTCGCGGTATTTTTCTCCGGTTTGTCCGCACGAGAACCCGAAGCATTCCTTACTTACCGCCCCACAATATTTGTTCCTTTTTCCAACGATTTCAGAAAAACAATAGGCGAAGGTCTTTTTGCGAATCAATTTGAAGGCGGCTTTTTTACCTATCCCGATTGGAGTGTGTGGGGAAATGTTTCATATCTTAGTAGAACGGGGGATCTTAGCGGATTCCGCGATTCCGCTAAGATCCAATTACTGACGCTAAGCGCAGGAGCCTCTTACCATTTCGCCATGAACATTTGGAATTGCGAGGGATACTTAGGAGTTGGCCCTTTATATGGCAAAGCAAACTTTGTTGATCCGAGACAAGATCGGGATAATGTCAACTTAAACCGCGATGCTTTGGGAGCTATTGTTAAATTCGGTTTCATTTATCATTTTCAGCGCTGCGCACAATTAGACCTCTTCTGCGACTACCAGCAGTTGGTGGTCAAGTCGCACGTAAGATCAGGTTCAACAAAAGGAAACCTGACCTTAAGCGGACTCAATACCGGGATTGGCTTAGGAATAGTTTTCTAGCCAAAAGATTAAACCTTGGTCAGCCGTGCAAATTTTGCTACAAGCGTCTTCTCTGTGCGGAGTTTAACAAAGAAAATCCTATAGGCCATTCCTACGTCTAATTCTAAGATAGTGCGGATGGCACCTATACCGAAATCTTCATGCACTACGGTATCACCGACTTTGAAGTGCGTTTGGGGAGCTTCTGCAGGCTCTTCTTCGTCGACAAAAAGGAATCTTTTAGGTGTTGTCCTACCAATACGTTCAATGCACTTCTCAGGGATTTCTGTTAGGAATCTGCTTTTGCGTTGGGTACGGAGCATCCCCCATAATATTCTATTGCGGCAGTGTGTAAGGTAAAGCAGATCCATGGCACGGGTGACCCCTACATAACATATGCGTCTTTCTTCTTCGATGGCGGGGGGCGAGTCTTTAGCATTGACATGAGGAAATAGTTCTTCTTCCAAACCTATCAAAAAGGCGATAGGAAACTCTAAACCTTTTCCGTTATGTACTGTCATCAGCTTTACACGAGCGTCATGGCTGGATGATTCATCTAAAGAAGATTTTAGAGATAATTCCTCAAGAAATAGAGCCAGATCCGGTTTTCCATGAGCTTCCTCCCATTCCACTGCTTTAGAGATTAAGCTGTCGAGGTTTTCCCTTCTTTCGCTCATTGTTTCTCTATCTTCAGCGAGGACTTGGAGATAACCGCTTTTCTCAATGGCTGCGATGACGATTTCTTTCAATGGCATATGGGCATTGCGAATGGAGCGAAGTTCTTGGATGAGATCGACATAATTCTTTAAACCGCCTTTTTGTTTAGAGGTCAGTCGGATTTCAGAAGTATTT encodes:
- a CDS encoding KpsF/GutQ family sugar-phosphate isomerase gives rise to the protein MLKDLIKKQQKYIDHFFQHVDLVQAQHLVDLILECQGTVIFSGVGKSGIIAEKIAMTLTSTETKSLFLPPTNALHGDIGIVKANDLFVVLSKSGESEELLHLVPFLRMRGVRIVGVLCNAASRLAKICDTVVILPLEKELCPFDLVPTTSTAIQMIFGDLLAVALMQEKDFSMDQYAHNHPAGRIGKRLKVKVSDLMLKDKEIPVCKHEDKIVDILVELSNKRCGCILIIDENRTLQGIFTDGDLRRTLQSYGPQALDTNVGAVMSTKPRWINPDELAWKAVQLMESDPQKPITVLAVLDSSHQVLGVIKMHDIVQSGI
- a CDS encoding NADP-dependent isocitrate dehydrogenase, which gives rise to MSKLPITVAEGDGIGPEIMAATLKVLEASGAPLEIHKVEVGEKVYLRGFPSGIEPSTWELIRQTKAFLKAPISTPQGGGFKSLNVTIRTMMGLYANVRPCISYYPFVETKHPGMDVVIVRENEEDLYTGIEYRQSDDTIHALKIISRPGCEKIIRYAFEYALAHGRKKVTCFTKDNILKLSDGLFHKVYEEISAEYPTIEKEHWIIDIGAAKMADTPTAFDVIVMPNLYGDILSDIAAQIAGSVGLAGSANIGQQRAMFEAIHGSAPRRAGQNLANPSGLLLASVMMLAHLGLTEEAATVQNAWLKTIEDGIHTYDVYKPAVSKQKVGTKEFADAIIERLGQVPQTLKPVQFKEQKKVDLSYKVSAASSHKSDKKLVGVDVFVDWKGSVDELQKKIQGANNTAIPLKMISNRGATVWPNNMPETFCIDSWRCRFTGNAISEKTIIELLGKLHSAGVVFTHLENLYSFDGVSGYTLSPDEQ
- a CDS encoding lipase maturation factor family protein gives rise to the protein MESFDITRIIFLKTLAVIYFCGFANVINQYLGLLGEKGLLPISHFIKQIPWKRSPSLFYIRHSDFWLKVGGWTGLILALTAILGFSEKLGYFGHFFVWGLMWGLYLSYVNVGQVFYGFGWETLLLETGFLAIFFPPDDVATPLILIWLVRWILFRVMFGAGLIKLRGDKCWWDLTCLSIYYETQPMPNPLSWFFHRLPMWVHKTGVAFTHFAELIVPWGVFFPGIIGIIAGILTILLQLMIIVSGNLSWLNYITIVLSIACFNDGFWQYVFHMDPIAVHSASTWYLFLVGAYTLLIAYRSWEPIKNLISSGQIMNHSFDPWHLVNTYGAFGSITKRRFEIIFEGTDNPEDPNALWKEYEFKGKPGDIYAMPPLVAPYHYRLDWLMWFAAMGSYRNHPWTVHLLKKLLLGEKTVTELLKNNPFKDQPPKSVRAELYSYHFTGPKEKGWWTRKRVGVFLHPMSLDDDALQDYCKAFGWD
- the nhaD gene encoding sodium:proton antiporter NhaD — encoded protein: MECFSSIVYVLEILFALGYIAISFEHVIRQDKSAVALGLAVILWSIIFIHGCPDAAYPMNAFNEHLDSTAQIIFFLLGALCIVETINIHNGFASISKFLHVKTSTAFLWLIGLSTFFLSAVLDNLTTTIVMVSLMSQIIPKSEERLLYGGAIVIAANAGGAWTPIGDVTTTMLWIGEQISAGQIMASLFLPSLACLVFSLLAIAPRFSKNVQFNMNSKSIEVHPQGTSVLCVGVAALIFVPIYKILTGLPPFMGILLGLSAIWLYTDLIHNKASNSAHLKMFEVFKRIDLASIFFFLGILLSVAALETSGVLKNIATWLDAHLSNIEVIAVAIGLASAVVDNVPLVAASMGMYSLESHPQNSPFWELVAYCAGTGGSILIIGSAAGVVFMGLERVNFIWYLRKISLPALVGYFGGIGVYYLQRLVF
- a CDS encoding dicarboxylate/amino acid:cation symporter → MQLWVKIIISMVLGVAVGLIFGEQATLLKPIGDIFLSLISMIIVPLVLSSMTVGITSIHDPKKLGRVGLKTMVIYFSTTLIAIGMGLFFGTVLQPGSGLNFTTTASAVLVEDTPTISQIILSIIPSNPVASLVEGNVLQIIVFALFLGVAINFAGEKGKPLREMLDSLADIMYRMTSIIMEFSPIGVFAIMANVAGTFGIAILLPLAKFLGVYYLACLAHVIIVFCGMIWFMAKLSPIPFFRGMRDAISVAFSTCSSAATLPVSMHCVQHNLGVSKNITSFMLPLGTTINMNGTAIFQGMSALFVAQAYGIELDLQSQLMIVVTATLSAIGAAGIPGTGFIMLTVVFSSVGLPIEGLALLAGVDRLREMVSTVLNILGDGVGAVYVAKVEGELDERQYYHEDLVEMEGSTT